The Plasmodium sp. gorilla clade G2 genome assembly, chromosome: 5 DNA segment CAGTTGGATAACAATAACttgattaataaaaataataaccaTGAAGATGTGATGTGTTCTAATGTAAAATTATCAGTACATGATGATGAGTATGATATgaagaatattaaaaaggatGTATGTAATTTGAGCAAGATAAGTGAAGAAAGATTGAGTAATAATATGTTGTTGAAAGGTAATGGTCAAGTTATAAAAAATCCAGAAATAGACACCAAAACAGCTAGACAACAATATAAGAAAAGATTAAATTCTACACAATCAACTATGAATATTGAAGGAAATATTGGTAATGAAAAGGATAACATTGTTGAATATGACGATGATGAATTAATACGAGATATGAATTATGAAATGTCTAtactaaaatataaaagaaatattaataacaatagtaatagtaataataataataataataataataatgtggaTAATAGAAGaggaaatataaatgaagaatgTTATGATGAATCGTATTGTATATCAAACAATTTAGATGAACTAACTACAAATGGAAATAATTTAAGTttctataataaattaagaatgtgttttaattattttggTCCTGGTTGGATTGTAGCTATTGCATATTTAGACCCCGGAAATTTGTGTAGTAATTTAAATGTTGGTTTAATAAGATCACCCGATACTACTTTAGAAAAAGATTATTCtggttattatttattatggaTTATGGTATATGGACATATGCTAGGTTTTATATTTCAAGTGTTATCTATGAGACTTGGACATGTGACTGGACTTGATTTAGCTTCTTTGTGTTCAAAAGAATTTGATAGAACAACGTCtactattatttatgtattagtTCAGATAGCTATTTGGGGTGCACATATTCAAGCAATAATAGGTACTTTTATAGCTTTGAATTTAATTTTTGGCATATCAGTGAAAGTAGCTATATTTTACACTTTATTTGAGGCTATAGTATATAGTTTTTTAGAAAACAAAAGTTTAGGTTTATTAGAGAATGTGTTAAGTTTTTTGGTTGGTATATTAGCTGTTTCTTTTATTGTTAATGTTTTCATGACACcaataaattttaaagaGTTAGCTGTTAGTATACTTTTTCCTCGTATACCAAAAGGTAAAGAAATTGATGCTTTAGCATTATTAGGTAGTATTATATCAGCTCATATCTTTTATTTACATACTAATCTGacatcaaaaaaaaagtcaGTGATTTGTAATGATTTAAGTTTAAGAAGATATAATACGTTAGGTACCATAGAATCAGGAGGTTCCCTTTTTTTATCATGCCTAACAAATTGTATTATTGTATTGACATTTGCTGAAGTTAATTTACCATCTTTTGAAAGAAGAGatcaatataatttatttacagCATATGAAGTAATGAGGAAATCATTTGGAAAAATATCAATGTATATATGGTCCTTTGGATTATTAAGTAGTGGAAATAATTCTAGTTTTATGTGTGAATATGCTTCAAAATCTGTTGTAGAAggatttttaaataaaaaaattaatacattTGTAAGAGTATATAGTTTCagatttttcttattttcattattatatatgtttctcacattaaataaatatacacttGACCAATTgacaaattttataaatgttataCAAGTACTTTTATTACCTATGGCTACTATACCTTTATATAGATTTAGTATTCATGAAAATGTATTGGGAGAATATCGCTTAAAAAGGTTCCCCAAATATGCAATCTTTCTTATAATTATTGCTATAATTGTTTCTAATGTACTCTTAACCTTTCTTGATTTTGTACATAAAGAAACCAGTTTAATTaccataatttttatagttactttttcatttatttattttggttttattatatatttttttaatataccaattaaaaaaaattacattgaacgaaattaaatttttttttttttaaaaacacaagtatatatagtaattatttttttatatgtgaattatatatgatatatattatactataTATCTCTTTTATTTCCTTCACaatcttattattatatatatatatatataaaccttAAAGTTGTATAGCAAATACCACCTATATGTTAAATTTTACTTTTTCGTATTACATTAATGTGTAAATATCTTTCTTATATatagtattaaaaaaaaaaaattgctatcacaaatataataataaattaatatatatatatatatatttgttatatttttttttttttttttttttcatagtataatctaaaaataatacaattttTTGTATACGAGTTAGTAATATAAAAGtggattatatattatatgttataatattatatatacatataacatattatgaataatgaACTACCAAttgtgtatttattttatgatgAAATATTCTaaagttttattatattactattcaaatgataaattattgaacatatatatattatatatatatatatgtaatatttacatcacattataagaatatgtcaaaaaaaaaaaagcaaaaaaaaagaaaaaaaaaagaaaaaaaaattaaaaattaaaaatagtttaaaaaaaaaaaaaaaaattatctgaataaataaataaataaataaataaataaaataataataaaaaagttataataaaaagaagtgtaataaataaataaataagccCTTTCTGTTCGATCTTGAATTATATTATGCAAATgatttttcaattttaataatcattttatatattgataatttttattaccaatatatattttatgtataaagaatatgattaaaagataataccatttaaaaaaataaatatataacctaaaaatataaaaaatataataatatgcaataaatataataattatatatatatatatatatatatatatatatatatatatataacaaatatttataattatgaaataaaaaacacAACTTGttgattatattataaataaaaagactATTATAAAAGTACAATGATACATAAATTGTAAGTGTCTTacttaaatttttaattataataaagcgtaattaaaattaataattcaataattattacttatctttttttctatattttcctgaacaaaaatattggttcttatttttaatacaaattaataaaagtGAAGGCATgcatatatacaatatatacaatatatgtaataaagtataataactgaattttttttttttttaataacattaTATTGTGTTacattttatcatatatatttttttaaattctttataaagattttcttatttttataagaagCTTACTAATTCTCTTTCATTTTTGTCATagttcatataatatttattcccATTATTTGACGATGCTGAATTCTTACGATGATGATCATCATCATGATCGTGATTACAGGCATGTTCACTTGAATGGTGATTGGTAAAAGAAGAGTCATTTGCATTTTTTCCGAATCTTTTCATTGAGCAACAGTGATGtaaatttcttttctttatcattCTCTGTGatacataattattacttaataataaaattatggataaaattgatataaatatatggtaCTTTTCTAAAAGTTGGTTACATTTGGGACCTATATTAAAATGCC contains these protein-coding regions:
- a CDS encoding transporter, putative: MEKDFNGRSAKSQMKLANGIVENIESKLKNQLDNNNLINKNNNHEDVMCSNVKLSVHDDEYDMKNIKKDVCNLSKISEERLSNNMLLKGNGQVIKNPEIDTKTARQQYKKRLNSTQSTMNIEGNIGNEKDNIVEYDDDELIRDMNYEMSILKYKRNINNNSNSNNNNNNNNNVDNRRGNINEECYDESYCISNNLDELTTNGNNLSFYNKLRMCFNYFGPGWIVAIAYLDPGNLCSNLNVGLIRSPDTTLEKDYSGYYLLWIMVYGHMLGFIFQVLSMRLGHVTGLDLASLCSKEFDRTTSTIIYVLVQIAIWGAHIQAIIGTFIALNLIFGISVKVAIFYTLFEAIVYSFLENKSLGLLENVLSFLVGILAVSFIVNVFMTPINFKELAVSILFPRIPKGKEIDALALLGSIISAHIFYLHTNLTSKKKSVICNDLSLRRYNTLGTIESGGSLFLSCLTNCIIVLTFAEVNLPSFERRDQYNLFTAYEVMRKSFGKISMYIWSFGLLSSGNNSSFMCEYASKSVVEGFLNKKINTFVRVYSFRFFLFSLLYMFLTLNKYTLDQLTNFINVIQVLLLPMATIPLYRFSIHENVLGEYRLKRFPKYAIFLIIIAIIVSNVLLTFLDFVHKETSLITIIFIVTFSFIYFGFIIYFFNIPIKKNYIERN